The Toxorhynchites rutilus septentrionalis strain SRP chromosome 3, ASM2978413v1, whole genome shotgun sequence genome includes a region encoding these proteins:
- the LOC129777576 gene encoding neuronal acetylcholine receptor subunit beta-3-like isoform X2, whose amino-acid sequence MLNHRHRAVFLVITFGIFGLPGGIAGGARFDCDNENKGNSSEATLKHALLCGTGYNIHQRPVKNQQDRVAMYIGADVMNVELMHNTNVKLEITVELSMQWYDAFLHWNKKDNGNIHTLSVSEQYIWTPKLAAKSLLKSRVQGNNHCFQSKCYLSSDGEVIFTMLCTFQIDCLDNSRHWAFETKGCPLRIFTPEYDINQLSLFHFQRRLSYSVTGVLPYKITSFQMAIVNNSVNPEFRMDIVVGRMIGPHLMIFLLLILLLIALNLMITWFRIDTTVRAMMNLTSLALHVAYTLILYWYSKTKMEPALGLANLLLASSAITVLLIGELVYSEKVYKREATRVPPVLQTIHLAIRKNVTIRPFIQIGYINFDNYLIKSTTEPAEAAMSNHVENSPMTTDATIIDHADSDEEANLSQMNWSEFVQPFDRMIFCGIFTAYALMLLVFCLA is encoded by the exons CGCGATTCGATTGTGACAATGAGAACAAAGGAAATTCCTCAGAAGCGACCCTGAAGCATGCACTGCTTTGCGGAACAGGATACAACATCCACCAAAGGCCAGTGAAGAACCAACAGGATCGAGTGGCAATGTATATCGGAGCGGACGTTATGAACGTGGAGTTG ATGCACAACACAAATGTGAAACTCGAAATCACAGTTGAACTCTCGATG CAATGGTATGACGCGTTCCTCCACTGGAACAAAAAGGATAAtgggaacatccacacactgtCCGTATCGGAACAATACATATGGACACCAAAGTTGGCAGCAAAATCTCTGCTGAA GTCCCGCGTTCAAGGAAACAATCACTGTTTCCAGTCTAAGTGCTATTTAAGCTCCGACGGAGAGGTAATCTTCACGATGCTGTGCACATTCCAAATCGATTGCCTGGACAACTCCCGCCATTGGGCCTTCGAAACAAAGGGATGTCCGCTGAGGATATTCACACCAGAGTATGACATCAACCAGCTCTCACTGTTTCACTTCCAGCGACGGCTTTCCTACTCGGTAACGGGAGTCCTACCGTACAAAATTACGTCCTTCCAGATGGCCATCGTGAACAATTCGGTAAATCCCGAGTTCAGAATGGATATAGTTGTGGGGAGAATGATCGGACCACATCTGATGATCTTTCTTCTGTTGATACTCT TATTGATTGCTCTGAATCTCATGATAACGTGGTTTCGAATTGATACTACTGTTCGAGCCATGATGAACCTGACCTCGCTAGCCCTGCATGTGGCCTACACTCTCATCCTGTATTGGTATTCGAAAACCAAAATGGAACCAGCACTCGGATTGGCGAATCTCCTCTTGGCTTCGTCGGCGATAACAGTTCTGCTTATAGGCGAGCTAGTTTACTCGGAAAAGGTTTACAAACGTGAAGCAACGAGAGTTCCACCTGTCCTTCAAACAATCCATCTGGCTATCAGGAAGAATGTCACGATCAGACCGTTTATCCAAATCGGTTACATCAACTTCGATAACTATTTAATAAAATCGACCACTGAGCCGGCGGAAGCAGCAATGTCAAACCACGTGGAGAACTCACCGATGACGACAGATGCCACCATAATCGATCACGCTGATTCGGACGAAGAAGCCAATCTCAGCCAAATGAACTGGAGCGAGTTTGTGCAGCCCTTCGATCGTATGATTTTCTGTGGAATCTTCACTGCCTATGCGCTGATGCTGCTGGTGTTCTGTCTTGcgtaa
- the LOC129777576 gene encoding neuronal acetylcholine receptor subunit beta-3-like isoform X1, translating to MLNHRHRAVFLVITFGIFGLPGGIAGGDSAARFDCDNENKGNSSEATLKHALLCGTGYNIHQRPVKNQQDRVAMYIGADVMNVELMHNTNVKLEITVELSMQWYDAFLHWNKKDNGNIHTLSVSEQYIWTPKLAAKSLLKSRVQGNNHCFQSKCYLSSDGEVIFTMLCTFQIDCLDNSRHWAFETKGCPLRIFTPEYDINQLSLFHFQRRLSYSVTGVLPYKITSFQMAIVNNSVNPEFRMDIVVGRMIGPHLMIFLLLILLLIALNLMITWFRIDTTVRAMMNLTSLALHVAYTLILYWYSKTKMEPALGLANLLLASSAITVLLIGELVYSEKVYKREATRVPPVLQTIHLAIRKNVTIRPFIQIGYINFDNYLIKSTTEPAEAAMSNHVENSPMTTDATIIDHADSDEEANLSQMNWSEFVQPFDRMIFCGIFTAYALMLLVFCLA from the exons ATTCTGCAGCGCGATTCGATTGTGACAATGAGAACAAAGGAAATTCCTCAGAAGCGACCCTGAAGCATGCACTGCTTTGCGGAACAGGATACAACATCCACCAAAGGCCAGTGAAGAACCAACAGGATCGAGTGGCAATGTATATCGGAGCGGACGTTATGAACGTGGAGTTG ATGCACAACACAAATGTGAAACTCGAAATCACAGTTGAACTCTCGATG CAATGGTATGACGCGTTCCTCCACTGGAACAAAAAGGATAAtgggaacatccacacactgtCCGTATCGGAACAATACATATGGACACCAAAGTTGGCAGCAAAATCTCTGCTGAA GTCCCGCGTTCAAGGAAACAATCACTGTTTCCAGTCTAAGTGCTATTTAAGCTCCGACGGAGAGGTAATCTTCACGATGCTGTGCACATTCCAAATCGATTGCCTGGACAACTCCCGCCATTGGGCCTTCGAAACAAAGGGATGTCCGCTGAGGATATTCACACCAGAGTATGACATCAACCAGCTCTCACTGTTTCACTTCCAGCGACGGCTTTCCTACTCGGTAACGGGAGTCCTACCGTACAAAATTACGTCCTTCCAGATGGCCATCGTGAACAATTCGGTAAATCCCGAGTTCAGAATGGATATAGTTGTGGGGAGAATGATCGGACCACATCTGATGATCTTTCTTCTGTTGATACTCT TATTGATTGCTCTGAATCTCATGATAACGTGGTTTCGAATTGATACTACTGTTCGAGCCATGATGAACCTGACCTCGCTAGCCCTGCATGTGGCCTACACTCTCATCCTGTATTGGTATTCGAAAACCAAAATGGAACCAGCACTCGGATTGGCGAATCTCCTCTTGGCTTCGTCGGCGATAACAGTTCTGCTTATAGGCGAGCTAGTTTACTCGGAAAAGGTTTACAAACGTGAAGCAACGAGAGTTCCACCTGTCCTTCAAACAATCCATCTGGCTATCAGGAAGAATGTCACGATCAGACCGTTTATCCAAATCGGTTACATCAACTTCGATAACTATTTAATAAAATCGACCACTGAGCCGGCGGAAGCAGCAATGTCAAACCACGTGGAGAACTCACCGATGACGACAGATGCCACCATAATCGATCACGCTGATTCGGACGAAGAAGCCAATCTCAGCCAAATGAACTGGAGCGAGTTTGTGCAGCCCTTCGATCGTATGATTTTCTGTGGAATCTTCACTGCCTATGCGCTGATGCTGCTGGTGTTCTGTCTTGcgtaa